From Oculatellaceae cyanobacterium, one genomic window encodes:
- the plsY gene encoding glycerol-3-phosphate 1-O-acyltransferase PlsY, producing MFLELSICGLLLLAAYLLGSIPTGYTAGKLLKGIDIREQGSGSTGATNVLRTLGKGPALVVLLVDAFKGVAALSAVNAFYAFKLMPLPITWQPWLIAAAGFAVIFGHSRSIWLNFTGGKSVATSLGVLLTMCWQVGLGTGGVFGVVFALSRIVSLSSISGAIAVSILMILFKQPLPYVLFGAVAGFYVIWRHRSNIQRLLAGTEPQIGQQVPTEEAVSD from the coding sequence ATGTTTCTTGAGTTAAGTATTTGCGGTCTGCTGTTACTTGCAGCTTATTTACTCGGTTCAATTCCAACTGGTTATACAGCAGGTAAGTTACTCAAGGGAATAGATATTCGAGAGCAAGGATCTGGCTCTACTGGTGCTACTAACGTGCTAAGAACTTTAGGCAAAGGCCCTGCATTAGTAGTTTTACTGGTTGACGCATTCAAGGGAGTAGCCGCGCTTTCTGCTGTTAATGCGTTTTATGCTTTCAAGTTGATGCCTTTACCTATAACTTGGCAACCTTGGTTGATAGCCGCTGCTGGATTCGCTGTAATCTTCGGTCATAGTCGCTCAATTTGGCTGAACTTTACTGGCGGCAAATCTGTCGCCACCAGCTTAGGTGTTTTATTAACTATGTGTTGGCAAGTAGGATTGGGAACAGGAGGAGTGTTTGGCGTAGTGTTTGCCTTGTCTCGGATTGTGTCTTTAAGTTCTATTAGTGGCGCGATCGCAGTTAGCATTTTGATGATTTTGTTCAAACAGCCTCTTCCATACGTACTATTCGGTGCTGTTGCTGGTTTCTATGTAATTTGGCGGCATCGCAGCAATATTCAACGCTTACTTGCTGGTACAGAACCGCAGATTGGGCAACAAGTGCCAACTGAGGAAGCTGTTAGTGATTAA